GTTCTGACTCACCAGGGAGATTTCTTATGATTCGTCGTTCTATTGCTGGCCTCATCACGGCCGCAGTACTCGTGTTCGCACCCACGGCGGCCATGGCCTACACGGCTGACGACTACGACGCCGACGTGTCGACGACCAACCCCGCTCCGGGTGAGTCGTTCGAGGTCGTCATCGTCGCCCCGAGCGGCACGGACGTCACGCTCACCATCACGGCCGAGGGTGTCTCGGACGCCGCGATCCAGATCGCCGGCACCAAGTCGCTCACCAAGACGGCCGTCGACGGCCAGGCCGTCTTCACCGTGACGCTCACCGAGGAGGGCCGCTACGCGATGGTGGCGACCGCCGAGGACGGCACGGTCATCGAGACCTTCGCCATCGTCGTCGGCGACGGCGTCCCCGGTGCCGGTGACGGCGACAACGGTGCGGGTGACGACGGCGCCGCTGGCCCGTCGCTCCCCGACACGGGCGCCACGGCCACCCCGCTGATCATTGGTGGCATCGCGCTCCTCCTTGTCGGTGGGGCGATCGTCTACCTCGTGCGTCGCCGCGCGCACTCCTGACCGAGTCCTGACCGCCCGAAAGGCCCCCGCGATTCGCGGGGGCCTTTCGTGCGCCTACCGAGAGGACGTCACACCGTGACGATCACGCGGCGAGGGACACTGGCGCGCTGGGGGCTCGTGGCGGCGGCGCTCACGCTCCCCGTCACGGCCTGTACGGACACCACAAGCGAGGCGCCGGCAACGCCGTCCCAGACCTCGGTAGCGCCAGGGGCTCCCACGACCGTTACGCCGACGGCCGGTGCCGGCTTAGACGATCTCGCCGGCTATGCCGACGAGTTGGTCGCGGTGACGAACGCTGCGCGCCGCGAGGAGGGGCTGGCGGCGTTGACCGTGTCCATGTGCGCCCGCGCGGCCGCTCAGGAGCGCGCCGAGGTGCTCGTGGGCGAGGAGGAACTCGTCCACGCCCCCCTCGCGCCCGTCATCGAGGACTGCGCACCGATGACGACTGCGGCCGAGAACCTCGTCAACAGCACCGCGGCCCCCGAGGAGGTGCTCGAGGCCTGGCTGGGGTCCCCGGGGCACCGAGCGAACATCGTCGATCCTGCGCTCACCGAGATCGGCATCGCCTGCGTCGACGACGACGGCCAGGCGTTGTGCTCGCAGGTGTTCCTCGGCCCGTGACGGCGGGGCCATCCGAAAGGCTCGTGAAAGGCGAAAGGGCGACGCGCACGGTATCCGTGCGCGTCGCCCTTTCGTCACCTGGACCTTGCGGGTCTCCGCTAGCCGCGTCGGCCGGCGAGCACCCGTGCGCGCCGCGGGGTGCTACCGGCCCCGCGGCGCGCCTTGCTCGCGGCCCCGGAACCCTCGTGGGGCCGGTAGGACTCGTACGAGTACCCGTAGCGGTCGTTGTCCTGCTTGGACACCTTGTTCATCACGAGCCCGAGGACGTGCGCGTCCACCGCCGCCAGCGACTCGAGACTGTCTCGCAGCTGACCCTTGTGAACGCGGTCCGCGCCCACGACGACGAGCATCCCGCCCACCTGGTTGCTGAGCACGGCGGCGTCCGTGACGGGAAGGAGGGGCGGGCTGTCGATGATGACGACGTCGTAGCGGTCCGTGAGCTGCTTAAGGACGTTCGCCATGGCGCGCGAACCCAGCAACTCACTCGGGTTGGGCGGCACCTGCCCGGCAGGAAGGATGTCGAGT
The sequence above is a segment of the Georgenia faecalis genome. Coding sequences within it:
- a CDS encoding LPXTG cell wall anchor domain-containing protein; its protein translation is MFAPTAAMAYTADDYDADVSTTNPAPGESFEVVIVAPSGTDVTLTITAEGVSDAAIQIAGTKSLTKTAVDGQAVFTVTLTEEGRYAMVATAEDGTVIETFAIVVGDGVPGAGDGDNGAGDDGAAGPSLPDTGATATPLIIGGIALLLVGGAIVYLVRRRAHS
- a CDS encoding CAP domain-containing protein, whose translation is MTNAARREEGLAALTVSMCARAAAQERAEVLVGEEELVHAPLAPVIEDCAPMTTAAENLVNSTAAPEEVLEAWLGSPGHRANIVDPALTEIGIACVDDDGQALCSQVFLGP